From the Blattabacterium cuenoti genome, one window contains:
- a CDS encoding DNA recombination protein RmuC — MYFFKKLESFLKYEFKNQKNKNYELYKLNANSFKELKELWIPSLNNFRDSIGNEMKSYVDNNSKKLEIIYKEQRDFYILMEKRLECINESVNEKIQKSLNIHLEKSFEIIGNQLLFLQEGLGEMKILAKDVVSLKKTLNNVKICGNFSEMQLSMLLEQILSPDQYDTNVITKTNTNYVVEFAIKLPGIGDGNVWLPIDVKFPKETYEKLQKAYYESDKKLIELAKKNMESVLKKMSKDIKEKYIDPPYTTDFAILFLPFESIYAEVTKNSSLLEKLLINYNTVIAGPSTLAALLNSLQIGFRTLSIQKKTSEVWKTLEAVRQEFAKFGIMLHKAKDKLQGAAKDIDKLLGTQTNLIERKLNDIDKI; from the coding sequence ATGTATTTTTTTAAAAAATTAGAATCCTTTTTAAAATACGAATTTAAAAATCAGAAAAATAAAAATTATGAATTATATAAATTAAATGCAAATTCTTTTAAAGAACTAAAAGAATTATGGATCCCATCTTTAAATAATTTTAGAGATTCTATAGGTAATGAAATGAAATCTTACGTTGATAACAATTCTAAAAAATTGGAAATAATTTACAAAGAACAAAGAGATTTTTATATTCTTATGGAAAAAAGATTGGAATGTATAAATGAATCTGTAAATGAAAAAATTCAAAAATCTTTAAATATTCATTTAGAAAAATCTTTTGAAATTATAGGTAATCAACTTTTATTTTTACAAGAAGGTTTAGGAGAAATGAAAATTTTAGCAAAAGATGTAGTTTCTTTAAAGAAAACTTTAAATAATGTTAAAATTTGTGGGAATTTTAGTGAAATGCAATTATCAATGTTATTAGAACAAATTCTATCCCCAGATCAATATGATACTAATGTAATAACAAAAACTAATACTAATTATGTAGTTGAATTTGCTATAAAACTTCCTGGAATAGGTGATGGAAATGTATGGTTACCAATAGATGTTAAATTTCCGAAAGAAACATATGAAAAATTACAAAAAGCTTATTATGAAAGTGATAAGAAATTAATAGAATTAGCAAAAAAAAATATGGAATCTGTATTAAAAAAAATGTCCAAAGATATTAAAGAAAAATATATTGATCCACCATATACTACAGATTTTGCTATATTATTCCTACCTTTTGAAAGTATATATGCAGAAGTAACAAAAAATTCTTCTTTGTTAGAAAAATTATTAATAAATTATAATACTGTAATAGCTGGGCCATCAACGTTAGCTGCTTTATTAAACAGTTTGCAAATTGGGTTTAGGACTTTATCTATACAAAAAAAAACTTCTGAAGTATGGAAAACATTAGAGGCTGTAAGACAAGAATTTGCAAAATTTGGTATTATGTTACATAAAGCAAAAGATAAATTACAGGGTGCAGCTAAAGACATAGACAAATTATTGGGAACACAAACTAATTTGATAGAAAGAAAATTAAATGATATAGATAAAATATAA
- a CDS encoding DUF4293 family protein codes for MLYRIQTLYLFISTFIHFISISIFYNIDIVDIGIVKKEFILEKSIIILLFTCVVITILSICLFRKKKWQIIINKINIFINIVIIFTNIFIYLYLINSFSSEIKIIFFLLLCFLNVILYITANKYIVKDIKIIDSINRIR; via the coding sequence ATGTTATATAGAATACAAACATTATATTTATTTATTTCAACTTTTATTCATTTTATATCTATATCTATTTTTTACAATATAGATATAGTAGATATAGGAATAGTAAAAAAAGAATTTATATTAGAAAAATCAATTATTATTCTTTTATTTACATGTGTAGTAATTACTATTTTAAGCATTTGTTTATTTAGAAAGAAAAAATGGCAAATTATAATAAACAAAATAAATATATTTATAAATATTGTAATTATCTTCACTAACATATTCATTTATTTATATTTGATAAATTCTTTTTCTTCTGAAATAAAAATCATATTTTTTTTATTACTGTGTTTTTTGAATGTAATATTATATATTACAGCAAACAAATATATAGTTAAAGATATTAAAATAATTGATTCAATAAACAGAATACGATAA
- the ftsY gene encoding signal recognition particle-docking protein FtsY translates to MFFSKKKEKNKNKDINTNTNKNKESFFSKIKNFFTKKKSIKIEDLDEVESILLSADIGVKTTLKIIRNLEKKIKEQEYSVKNNEKNLYKFLKKEIQNIFINIKNECLEEKIKINSRPYVILIVGVNGVGKTTTVGKLAFFLKNKGYSSVIGAADTFRAAAIDQLEIWAKKAKVHLIKQHINADSASVAYDTLESAKSKKIDVAIIDTAGRLHNRINLMEELSKISRVMKKIIIDAPHEVILVLDATTGQNAIEQVKKFFSVLKITSIILTKVEGTAKAGFILSILEKFKIPIKYVGNGEKIEDFKIFNEKKFINSFFK, encoded by the coding sequence ATGTTTTTTTCAAAAAAAAAAGAAAAAAATAAAAATAAAGATATAAATACAAATACAAATAAAAATAAAGAATCTTTTTTTTCTAAAATAAAAAATTTTTTTACAAAAAAAAAATCTATAAAAATAGAAGATCTTGATGAAGTTGAAAGTATATTATTATCAGCCGATATAGGTGTAAAAACTACTTTGAAAATTATTAGGAATTTAGAAAAAAAAATTAAAGAACAAGAATATTCAGTAAAAAATAATGAAAAAAATTTATATAAGTTTTTGAAAAAAGAAATACAAAATATATTTATAAATATTAAAAATGAATGTTTAGAAGAAAAAATAAAAATAAATAGTAGGCCATATGTTATTCTTATAGTCGGTGTAAATGGAGTAGGAAAAACTACTACTGTTGGAAAATTAGCTTTTTTTTTAAAAAATAAAGGGTATTCTTCAGTAATAGGAGCTGCAGATACTTTCAGAGCAGCTGCCATAGATCAACTAGAAATATGGGCTAAAAAAGCTAAAGTTCATTTAATTAAACAACATATAAACGCAGATTCGGCCTCAGTTGCATATGATACTTTAGAATCAGCAAAGTCAAAAAAAATTGATGTTGCAATAATTGATACTGCTGGAAGGCTACATAATCGTATTAATCTTATGGAAGAACTTTCTAAAATTAGTAGGGTGATGAAAAAAATTATTATAGATGCTCCACATGAAGTAATTCTTGTTTTGGACGCTACTACTGGACAAAATGCAATAGAACAGGTAAAAAAATTTTTTTCCGTTTTAAAAATTACTTCTATAATATTAACAAAAGTTGAAGGGACCGCTAAAGCTGGATTTATTTTAAGTATATTAGAAAAATTTAAAATACCTATTAAATATGTAGGAAATGGAGAAAAAATAGAAGATTTTAAAATTTTTAATGAAAAAAAATTTATTAATTCTTTTTTCAAGTAA
- the rpmG gene encoding 50S ribosomal protein L33, producing MGKKGNRIQIILECTEQKKSGISGCSRYVTMKNKKNSPNRMKLRKYNSILKKYTIHKEIK from the coding sequence ATGGGTAAGAAAGGAAATAGAATACAAATTATATTAGAATGTACTGAACAAAAAAAAAGTGGAATATCTGGATGTTCTAGATATGTTACAATGAAAAATAAAAAAAATTCACCAAATAGAATGAAATTAAGAAAATATAATTCAATATTAAAAAAATATACAATTCATAAAGAAATAAAATAA
- the htpG gene encoding molecular chaperone HtpG — MEENKISVTSENIFPIIKKFLYSNRDIFLRELISNSVDAILKLKTIYNVSKTEEKIDEKLIIKVFLDKEKKTINIVDNGIGMNEKEVKKYINQIAFSGAEEFIQKYENTSSNIIGHFGLGFYSSFMVASKVVMRTQSYKRQYSSIFWSCDGSPKFIMKKISKRNIGTEIILYISDNEENNEFLEYNSILKLLKKYCKFMPVEIYFSSKEKDNNEILINNILPAWKKNPSKLNNKDYTNFYNELYPNQIEVPLFWIHLNIDYPFKLTGILFFPKIEKNLSVQKDKIHLYQNQVYITDNLEGIVPDFLSLLRGVIDSPDIPLNVSRSYLQSDSTIKNISKYITRKVSDRLNFIFKNNILDFKKKWEDIKIIIEYGMISTQDFFDRAIHFYLFTTIEKHYFTLQDFKNKVKESQTNKDDKIIFLYATNKEDQYNSIEEAKNKNYEILFMNSPLSVHLIQKLEISYKEISFVRVDSDHVDNIIHKRNKIYYPSTISEEEENKLRNFIKDNSMFTTIKLENFSENETPFTIVVPEFIRRIKEINNLVYKENKDDESFSKDYQLIVNTNHLLVKKMLQEIIPEKRRIKIFKEVLNLACLSKNLLRGKNLSIFIANKLKDLMNN, encoded by the coding sequence ATGGAAGAAAATAAAATTAGTGTTACTTCTGAAAATATTTTTCCTATTATAAAAAAATTTCTTTATTCAAATAGAGATATTTTTTTGCGTGAACTTATTTCCAATTCTGTAGATGCTATTTTAAAATTAAAAACAATATATAATGTATCTAAAACAGAAGAAAAAATTGACGAAAAATTAATAATTAAAGTTTTTTTAGATAAAGAAAAAAAAACAATTAATATTGTTGATAATGGAATTGGAATGAATGAAAAAGAAGTTAAAAAATATATTAATCAAATAGCTTTTTCTGGGGCTGAAGAATTTATTCAAAAATACGAAAATACTTCTTCAAATATAATAGGTCATTTTGGATTAGGTTTTTATTCTTCATTTATGGTAGCAAGTAAAGTAGTTATGCGTACACAGTCTTATAAAAGACAATATTCTTCTATATTTTGGTCTTGCGATGGCTCACCAAAATTTATTATGAAAAAAATAAGCAAAAGAAACATAGGAACTGAAATTATTCTTTATATAAGTGATAATGAAGAAAATAATGAATTTCTGGAGTATAATAGTATTTTAAAGTTACTAAAAAAATATTGTAAATTTATGCCAGTAGAAATTTATTTTTCTTCAAAAGAAAAAGATAATAATGAAATTCTTATAAATAATATACTTCCAGCATGGAAAAAAAATCCTTCTAAATTAAATAATAAAGATTATACAAATTTTTATAATGAATTATATCCTAATCAAATAGAAGTCCCTTTATTTTGGATACATCTCAATATTGATTATCCTTTTAAATTAACAGGAATTTTATTTTTTCCAAAAATAGAAAAAAATTTAAGTGTACAAAAAGACAAAATACATTTATATCAAAATCAAGTTTATATAACTGATAATCTAGAAGGAATTGTCCCTGATTTTTTGAGTTTATTAAGAGGAGTAATAGACTCACCCGATATTCCACTTAATGTATCACGTTCTTATTTACAATCTGATAGTACAATAAAAAATATATCAAAATATATAACTAGGAAAGTCTCTGATAGATTAAATTTTATATTTAAAAATAATATACTAGATTTTAAAAAAAAATGGGAGGATATAAAAATTATAATAGAATATGGAATGATAAGTACACAAGACTTTTTTGATAGAGCAATACATTTTTATTTATTCACAACAATTGAAAAACATTATTTTACTTTACAAGATTTTAAAAATAAAGTAAAAGAAAGTCAAACAAATAAAGATGATAAAATAATTTTCCTTTATGCTACAAATAAAGAAGATCAGTATAATTCTATTGAAGAAGCAAAAAATAAGAATTATGAAATTTTGTTTATGAATAGTCCACTATCAGTTCATTTAATACAAAAATTAGAAATTTCTTATAAAGAAATTTCTTTCGTTAGAGTTGATTCTGATCATGTTGATAATATTATACATAAGAGAAATAAAATATATTATCCATCTACTATTTCTGAAGAAGAAGAAAATAAATTGAGAAATTTTATTAAGGATAATTCAATGTTTACTACTATTAAATTAGAAAATTTTTCTGAAAATGAGACCCCATTTACCATTGTTGTCCCTGAATTTATTAGAAGAATAAAAGAAATTAATAACTTAGTATATAAAGAAAATAAAGATGATGAATCTTTTAGCAAAGATTATCAGTTAATAGTAAATACAAATCATTTATTAGTTAAAAAAATGTTACAAGAAATTATTCCAGAAAAAAGAAGAATAAAAATATTTAAAGAAGTTTTAAACCTTGCTTGTCTATCAAAAAATTTATTACGTGGAAAAAATCTTTCTATATTTATTGCAAATAAATTAAAAGATTTAATGAATAATTAA
- the rpmB gene encoding 50S ribosomal protein L28, producing the protein MARICELTGKKAMIGNKISHANNKNKRLFNINLHRKRFFLTSKNKWITLRVCVSTIRLIDKIGIENVLKRFNYKL; encoded by the coding sequence ATGGCAAGAATATGTGAATTAACAGGAAAGAAAGCAATGATAGGAAATAAAATATCTCATGCTAATAATAAGAATAAACGTCTTTTTAATATAAATTTGCATAGAAAACGTTTTTTTTTAACAAGTAAAAATAAATGGATTACATTGAGAGTATGTGTCTCTACTATTAGACTTATTGATAAGATAGGAATTGAAAATGTTTTAAAACGTTTTAATTATAAATTATAA
- a CDS encoding YebC/PmpR family DNA-binding transcriptional regulator, translated as MSGHSKWANIQHKKSNKDYKKSKKFSKYIREIGTIIKEYGINNSHFRNAIINAKSINIPKKTIEKTIKKALQKQKENYYNLNLEGKIYGISIIIECITDNNIRTTSTIKTYFNKSGGKLCNNGYLIHLFKKIGLFSIRKNYISQSIDDFELMSIDFGSKELIIKDETVYIHTDIEHFGLMKKNLDRLNINYVCETKCIPKQKKLLLGKKKEIVTSLINKLESYEEVKNVYYDMIK; from the coding sequence ATGTCAGGACATAGCAAATGGGCAAATATTCAACACAAAAAATCTAACAAAGATTATAAAAAATCTAAAAAATTTTCAAAATATATTAGAGAAATAGGGACAATTATTAAAGAATATGGAATAAATAATTCTCATTTTAGAAATGCAATTATTAATGCTAAATCAATTAATATACCAAAAAAAACTATAGAAAAAACTATTAAAAAAGCATTACAAAAACAAAAAGAAAATTACTATAATTTAAATTTAGAAGGTAAAATATATGGAATTAGTATAATTATTGAATGTATAACAGATAATAATATACGTACAACTTCTACTATAAAAACCTATTTTAATAAAAGTGGAGGAAAGTTATGTAATAATGGATATCTTATTCATTTATTTAAAAAAATTGGATTATTTTCAATAAGGAAAAATTATATTAGTCAATCAATTGATGATTTTGAACTTATGTCAATAGATTTTGGGTCAAAAGAATTAATAATAAAAGATGAAACTGTATATATTCACACTGATATAGAACATTTTGGACTTATGAAAAAAAATTTAGATAGATTGAATATTAATTATGTATGCGAAACAAAATGTATACCAAAACAAAAAAAACTATTGTTAGGTAAAAAAAAAGAAATAGTCACAAGTTTAATAAATAAACTTGAATCATACGAAGAAGTAAAAAACGTATATTACGATATGATAAAATAA
- the accB gene encoding acetyl-CoA carboxylase biotin carboxyl carrier protein, translating into MDVENIKSIIQFISKSNISEVKIKIGNIKIYVKNNFYKKKRYSTLKYKKDLFTSHSSVNLNLMKNKNIKNIDNKYVTIKSPMIGIFYRKPHPDKPPFVQIGDIIKIGTKLCVIESMKLFNNIESEVNGKIIKIFVEDSSPVDYDQPLFLLESYH; encoded by the coding sequence ATGGATGTAGAAAATATTAAGTCTATTATACAATTTATTTCAAAATCAAATATAAGTGAAGTAAAAATTAAAATAGGAAATATAAAAATTTATGTAAAAAATAATTTTTACAAAAAAAAACGATATAGTACATTGAAATATAAAAAAGATCTGTTTACTTCTCATTCATCAGTAAATCTTAATTTGATGAAAAATAAAAATATAAAAAATATTGATAATAAATATGTAACAATAAAATCTCCTATGATAGGAATTTTTTATAGGAAACCTCATCCAGACAAACCCCCATTTGTTCAAATAGGAGATATAATTAAAATAGGAACAAAGCTTTGTGTAATAGAATCTATGAAATTATTTAACAATATAGAATCTGAAGTTAATGGTAAAATAATTAAAATTTTTGTGGAAGATTCTTCTCCTGTTGATTATGATCAACCTTTATTTCTTTTAGAGTCTTACCATTAA
- the accC gene encoding acetyl-CoA carboxylase biotin carboxylase subunit, producing MFRKILIANRGEIALRIIRTAKEMGIKTVAVYSTADKYSLHVFFADEAVCIGPPDPNKSYLNIPNLISAAEITNADAIHPGYGFLSESPYFSSMCEKHKIKFIGAKPIHMIKMGNKISAKKTMIKAGIPCIPGSDSFIDPTYNEIEKIAEKIGYPIMIKTVYGGGGKGIRSVFNKNCLKNSLEEARKESLAFFGKQDMYVEKYILNPRHIEIQIIGDKYGKFFHLSERDCSIQRRNQKLLEEAPSPFLNSSLRKEMGEYAIKAVKYIHYEGIGTIEFLVDKNKNFYFMEMNPRIQVEHPITEMITGIDLIREQIYIAYGNKLSERKNIFPKMYAMECRINAEEPCKNFRPVPGKITQVHFPGGNGVRIDTHIYSGYYVSHYYDSMIAKLITTANSRKETIEKMCRSLDEFIIEGIPTNLSFYKKLMKNKNFLKGVYNTNFLNERDFNNIFKK from the coding sequence ATGTTTAGAAAGATACTAATAGCAAATAGAGGAGAAATTGCTTTAAGGATTATACGTACTGCAAAAGAAATGGGAATAAAGACTGTAGCAGTTTATTCTACTGCAGATAAATATAGTCTTCATGTTTTCTTTGCTGATGAAGCAGTATGTATTGGTCCTCCTGATCCAAATAAATCTTATTTAAATATTCCAAATTTAATTTCTGCTGCAGAAATTACAAATGCTGATGCGATTCATCCTGGATATGGATTTTTGTCTGAAAGTCCATATTTTTCATCTATGTGCGAAAAACATAAAATAAAGTTTATAGGAGCTAAACCTATTCATATGATAAAAATGGGAAATAAAATTTCAGCAAAAAAAACAATGATAAAAGCTGGAATTCCATGTATTCCAGGTTCAGATAGTTTTATAGATCCTACCTATAATGAAATAGAAAAAATTGCAGAAAAAATAGGATATCCTATTATGATAAAAACTGTTTATGGTGGTGGAGGAAAAGGAATTAGATCAGTTTTTAATAAAAATTGTTTAAAAAATTCTTTGGAAGAGGCTAGAAAAGAATCATTAGCTTTTTTTGGAAAACAAGATATGTATGTAGAAAAATATATTTTAAATCCAAGACATATTGAAATTCAGATAATAGGAGATAAATATGGAAAATTTTTTCATCTCTCGGAAAGAGATTGTTCTATTCAAAGGAGAAATCAAAAATTGTTAGAGGAAGCTCCATCTCCATTTTTAAATTCATCTCTTAGAAAGGAAATGGGTGAGTATGCAATAAAAGCAGTTAAATATATTCACTATGAAGGAATAGGAACAATAGAATTTTTAGTTGACAAAAATAAAAATTTTTATTTTATGGAAATGAATCCAAGAATACAAGTAGAACATCCAATAACAGAGATGATAACAGGAATTGATTTGATAAGAGAACAGATTTATATTGCATATGGAAATAAACTTTCCGAAAGGAAAAATATATTTCCCAAAATGTATGCAATGGAATGTAGAATTAATGCAGAAGAACCATGTAAAAATTTTCGTCCAGTTCCTGGTAAAATTACTCAAGTTCATTTTCCAGGAGGAAATGGTGTAAGAATTGATACACATATTTATTCTGGTTATTATGTTTCTCATTACTATGATTCTATGATTGCAAAACTTATTACTACAGCAAATAGTAGAAAAGAAACTATTGAAAAAATGTGTAGATCTCTAGATGAATTTATAATAGAAGGGATCCCAACTAATCTTTCATTCTACAAAAAATTAATGAAAAATAAAAATTTTTTAAAAGGAGTTTATAATACAAATTTTCTTAACGAAAGAGATTTTAACAATATTTTTAAAAAATAA
- the prfA gene encoding peptide chain release factor 1: MENSSLINKLEKYKKEFLEISKSIRKEHFYKKKKYKKFLEKYSVLEKIVLLYEEYKKILLSIKEANYIIKNDSDLEMKELAITEKYKMLNTLRSLEKKLQKLFTFKNKKDTEIVEDYRNAILELRTGTGGDEACLFLEDILRMYTMYFKKIGWKYKIIHAQRGGIKGFKEIILDVNGDQEVYGNLKFESGVHRVQRIPKTESQGRIHTSAITVAVLPQVDDIEININLNDIKKETFRSSGAGGQHVNKTESAVRLTHLPSKIIVECQEERSQHKNFYKAMNVLKSRIYKNIMDKKLKERSIKRKSLVSTGDRSVKIRTYNYPKNRVTDHRIHKSIYDLIGFMNGNIQNMIDYLKNYENNI; this comes from the coding sequence ATGGAAAATTCTTCATTGATTAATAAATTAGAAAAATACAAAAAAGAATTTTTAGAAATTTCTAAATCAATTAGAAAAGAACATTTTTATAAAAAAAAAAAATATAAAAAATTTTTAGAAAAATATTCTGTATTAGAAAAAATAGTTCTTCTTTATGAAGAATATAAAAAAATTTTACTATCTATTAAAGAAGCTAATTATATAATAAAAAATGATTCAGATTTAGAAATGAAAGAATTAGCTATTACAGAAAAATATAAAATGTTAAATACACTACGTTCTTTAGAAAAAAAATTACAAAAACTTTTCACATTTAAAAACAAAAAAGATACTGAAATAGTAGAAGATTATAGAAATGCTATTCTAGAGTTACGAACTGGAACAGGAGGAGATGAAGCATGTTTATTTTTAGAAGATATATTAAGAATGTATACAATGTATTTTAAAAAAATAGGGTGGAAATATAAAATAATACATGCTCAAAGAGGTGGAATAAAAGGATTTAAAGAAATAATTTTAGATGTAAATGGAGATCAAGAAGTTTACGGAAATTTAAAATTTGAATCTGGAGTACACAGAGTACAAAGAATTCCAAAAACAGAATCTCAAGGAAGGATTCATACATCTGCTATTACAGTAGCTGTTCTTCCACAAGTAGATGATATAGAAATCAACATTAATTTAAATGATATAAAAAAAGAAACTTTTCGTTCTAGTGGAGCAGGGGGGCAGCATGTAAATAAAACTGAATCTGCTGTAAGACTAACACATTTACCTAGCAAAATTATAGTAGAATGTCAAGAAGAACGTTCTCAACACAAAAATTTTTATAAAGCAATGAATGTATTAAAATCTCGTATATATAAAAATATCATGGATAAAAAATTAAAAGAAAGATCTATTAAAAGAAAATCTCTTGTTTCAACTGGGGACAGATCTGTTAAAATAAGAACTTATAATTATCCTAAAAACAGAGTAACAGATCATAGAATACATAAATCAATTTATGATCTTATTGGTTTTATGAATGGAAATATACAAAATATGATAGATTATCTAAAAAATTATGAAAATAATATTTAG
- a CDS encoding DUF4295 domain-containing protein — protein MSSKTKIYKNPSKSKKLELENKKKIEKKKMILAIKMIKSNKENIYKFDKKMINEKEINNFFLNKS, from the coding sequence ATGTCTTCTAAAACTAAAATTTATAAAAATCCTTCTAAATCTAAAAAATTAGAACTGGAAAATAAAAAAAAAATAGAGAAAAAAAAAATGATTTTGGCTATAAAAATGATAAAATCTAATAAAGAAAATATTTATAAGTTTGATAAAAAAATGATTAATGAAAAAGAAATAAATAACTTTTTCTTAAATAAATCTTAA
- the rpmF gene encoding 50S ribosomal protein L32 translates to MAHPKRKTSKSRRNHRRSHLKMKEPMLVKCISTNKKHLYHHAHWYENKLYYRGNIVLYKYKKNEKFK, encoded by the coding sequence ATGGCACATCCTAAAAGAAAAACATCTAAATCTAGGAGAAATCATAGAAGAAGTCATTTAAAAATGAAAGAACCTATGTTAGTTAAATGTATTTCTACTAATAAAAAACATTTATATCATCATGCTCATTGGTACGAAAATAAATTATATTACAGAGGTAATATTGTGTTATATAAATATAAAAAAAATGAAAAATTTAAATAG
- the rho gene encoding transcription termination factor Rho, whose amino-acid sequence MFDITELKSKKLFELQEIARSSGLKKCTQLRKNELLEKIISIFNDKNISINPSSNSNLKKENITKNTFKIRQNVNTNNSFKKTKEKKVYSTDSKEYIKKTTEKSCKYPKKKYQSSSISTIPNRKKNERYEHGIYHPVGKNEIQKKNIYNKKYRVPEYEFEGIIISEGVLEIMPENYGFLRSSDFNYLSSPDDIYVSQSQIRLFGMKTGDTIRGEVRPPKDGEKYFPLIKILEINGCNPSMVRERNSFEHLTPLFPNEKFKLAQKNSTISTRIVDLFTPIGKGQRGMIVAPPKTGKTTLLKEIANAIAANHPEVYLIILLIDERPEEVTDMQRSVNGEVIASTFDEPADRHVKVANIVLQKAKRMVECSHDVVILLDSITRLARAYNTVAPTSGKVLSGGVDANALHRPKRFFGAARNIENGGSLSIIATAMIDTGSKMDEVIFEEFKGTGNKELQLDRKIANKRIYPAIDLISSSTRKDDLLLDSNTLQRMWILRKHLSDMNPVEAMEFLKSRMSRTKNNEEFLISMNG is encoded by the coding sequence ATGTTTGATATCACTGAATTAAAAAGTAAAAAACTTTTTGAATTACAGGAGATTGCTCGTTCTTCAGGATTGAAAAAATGTACACAATTGAGAAAAAACGAACTCCTTGAGAAAATTATTTCTATTTTTAATGATAAAAATATTTCTATAAATCCTTCTTCAAATTCAAATTTGAAAAAGGAAAATATTACAAAAAATACATTCAAAATTAGACAAAATGTAAATACAAATAATTCGTTTAAAAAAACAAAAGAGAAAAAAGTATATTCTACTGATTCTAAAGAATATATAAAAAAAACAACTGAAAAATCTTGTAAATATCCAAAAAAGAAATATCAAAGTTCATCTATTTCTACTATTCCTAATAGAAAGAAAAATGAAAGATATGAACACGGTATTTACCATCCAGTTGGTAAAAATGAAATACAAAAGAAAAATATTTATAACAAAAAATACAGAGTTCCGGAATATGAATTTGAAGGTATTATAATTAGTGAAGGGGTATTAGAGATTATGCCAGAAAATTATGGATTTTTAAGATCATCAGATTTTAATTATTTGTCATCTCCTGATGACATATATGTATCTCAATCACAAATTAGGCTTTTTGGAATGAAAACAGGTGATACAATTAGAGGTGAAGTTAGACCTCCAAAAGATGGAGAAAAATATTTTCCATTAATAAAAATACTTGAAATAAATGGATGTAATCCATCTATGGTAAGAGAAAGAAATTCTTTTGAACATTTAACTCCGTTGTTTCCTAATGAAAAATTTAAACTAGCTCAAAAAAATTCAACTATTTCTACCAGAATAGTAGATCTATTTACTCCAATAGGAAAAGGTCAGAGAGGAATGATAGTTGCTCCTCCAAAAACAGGAAAAACTACTTTACTAAAAGAAATAGCTAATGCTATTGCTGCAAATCATCCTGAAGTATATCTTATTATTTTGTTAATAGATGAACGTCCAGAAGAAGTTACTGATATGCAAAGGAGTGTTAATGGAGAAGTAATAGCATCTACGTTTGATGAACCAGCTGATAGACATGTAAAAGTAGCAAATATTGTATTACAAAAGGCAAAAAGAATGGTAGAATGTTCTCACGATGTAGTAATATTGTTAGATTCTATTACACGTTTAGCAAGAGCTTATAATACTGTTGCACCAACATCTGGTAAAGTATTATCAGGTGGAGTTGATGCAAATGCATTACACAGACCAAAAAGATTTTTTGGGGCAGCAAGAAATATAGAAAATGGAGGTTCTTTATCCATAATTGCTACAGCAATGATTGATACCGGATCTAAAATGGATGAGGTTATTTTTGAAGAATTTAAAGGAACTGGAAATAAAGAACTTCAATTAGATAGAAAAATAGCTAATAAAAGAATATATCCTGCTATAGATCTTATTTCTTCTAGTACTAGAAAAGATGATTTACTACTTGATTCTAATACCTTGCAAAGGATGTGGATACTAAGAAAACATCTTTCTGATATGAATCCAGTAGAAGCAATGGAATTTTTAAAGTCCAGAATGTCTAGAACTAAAAATAATGAAGAATTTTTAATATCAATGAATGGATAA